Proteins found in one Vicia villosa cultivar HV-30 ecotype Madison, WI unplaced genomic scaffold, Vvil1.0 ctg.000262F_1_1_1, whole genome shotgun sequence genomic segment:
- the LOC131626122 gene encoding stemmadenine O-acetyltransferase-like has protein sequence MEIERVSRETIKPSSPTPCHLRIYPLSFIDNMFVCNVPLLLFYNPDKSNDQVSKILQLKTSLSHVLSKYYIFAGRLKDRITIECEDQGVPFLVTKIANKLSDILQHPEEKLLNSLFADGLQWKDADSSVALVAIQINCFECGGMAISICLNHRCGDASTLINFMKEWAIINQKLQEEENGEDLLILPFPLLEGGASIFPQKNLPIFPQSVLNRQKNMICKRFVFQPKIINFLKELASSSSVLYPSRVLVVKAWIYKHAVSSMGLNLKTSSFQMAVDLRKRMIPPLSEKCVGNIVWMSSMIADKEEMELKDVVCKIKQGLSEFCDIYPKLFGGNNFSLLSEFMNKIIDLKSKKKDGIGFSSWCNFAVYEVDFGWGKPTWVTTCGCPWKNFVILMDRKDGNGIDAIVSLEENHMTKFEHEYVELLRYASPKL, from the coding sequence ATGGAGATTGAAAGAGTTTCTAGAGAAACCATCAAACCTTCATCACCAACTCCTTGTCACCTTAGAATATATCCACTTTCTTTTATAGATAACATGTTTGTTTGTAATGTTCCACTACTCTTGTTTTACAACCCAGACAAGAGTAATGACCAAGTTTCAAAAATATTACAACTCAAAACATCATTATCTCATGTTCTTTCCAAATACTATATTTTTGCTGGCAGGTTGAAAGATAGAATTACTATTGAATGTGAAGATCAAGGTGTGCCGTTTTTGGTGACAAAGATAGCAAATAAACTATCAGATATCCTCCAACACCCAGAAGAAAAACTGTTGAACTCTTTGTTCGCTGACGGGTTGCAATGGAAAGACGCTGATTCGAGTGTTGCTTTAGTAGCCATTCAAATTAACTGTTTTGAATGTGGAGGAATGGCTATAAGCATTTGCTTGAATCACAGATGTGGTGATGCTTCCACACTTATCAATTTCATGAAGGAATGGGCTATCATCAATCAAAAAttacaagaagaagaaaatggagAAGATTTATTAATATTACCATTTCCTTTACTTGAGGGAGGAGCTTCAATTTTCCCACAAAAAAACTTGCCTATTTTCCCACAATCTGTTCTTAATAGACAAAAGAATATGATATGTAAACGATTTGTATTtcaaccaaaaataattaattttctcaaGGAATTGGCAAGTTCTAGTTCTGTACTTTATCCCTCACGAGTCCTAGTTGTAAAAGCTTGGATTTACAAGCATGCGGTTTCATCAATGGGATTAAATTTGAAGACATCGTCGTTTCAAATGGCCGTAGATCTTCGCAAAAGAATGATACCTCCATTGTCTGAAAAGTGTGTGGGAAATATAGTTTGGATGTCATCTATGATCGCTGATAAGGAGGAAATGGAGTTGAAAGATGTAGTATGCAAAATCAAACAAGGGTTGTCTGAATTTTGTGACATTTATCCAAAATTATTTGGAGGGAATAATTTTTCGTTGTTATCCGAGTTCATGAATAAAATTATTGATCTCAAATCTAAGAAAAAAGATGGGATTGGTTTTAGTAGTTGGTGTAATTTTGCAGTATATGAAGTAGATTTTGGATGGGGAAAACCAACATGGGTTACTACTTGTGGTTGTCCTTGGAAGAATTTCGTAATTCTGATGGATAGAAAAGATGGAAACGGGATTGATGCAATAGTGAGCTTGGAAGAGAATCATATGACTAAATTTGAGCATGAATATGTGGAGCTTCTTCGATATGCTTCTCCTAAGTTGTGA